A single region of the Lactobacillus xylocopicola genome encodes:
- a CDS encoding NAD(P)H-binding protein, translating to MNLLILAANGQIAQLVEQRISQEPKFKEVHLTLGLRNRRRLIDLQDRARILEVNLLSAPDVDSAVAGQDLVFVGMVDHSPDNVITHNVIEAMTKHDVQRVIFSNILGIYNEVGGEFGRWNYKQVLPGLQEAIHSDQLLADSGLKYTTLRLPWLNDRAEVKYTITTRDQPYYGVSGSRQSMADVVLQIIANPSLFVNESIGIADPDTEGEKRPVY from the coding sequence ATGAATTTATTGATTTTAGCAGCCAACGGACAAATTGCCCAGCTAGTCGAACAGCGCATTTCGCAGGAACCTAAGTTCAAAGAGGTGCACTTGACTTTGGGGCTACGCAACAGGCGCCGGCTGATTGATTTGCAAGATCGGGCACGCATCTTAGAAGTCAACTTATTGAGTGCCCCAGACGTTGACAGTGCAGTCGCCGGGCAAGACCTAGTTTTCGTTGGGATGGTTGACCATAGTCCTGACAATGTGATCACGCACAATGTTATAGAAGCCATGACCAAGCACGATGTCCAGCGGGTTATCTTTTCCAACATTCTCGGAATATACAATGAAGTCGGCGGTGAGTTTGGGCGCTGGAATTATAAGCAAGTACTGCCTGGTTTGCAGGAGGCCATCCATTCCGACCAGCTATTAGCTGACTCCGGACTCAAATATACCACCCTGCGTTTACCGTGGCTCAATGACCGGGCAGAAGTTAAGTACACTATTACCACACGCGACCAACCATATTATGGTGTTTCCGGATCACGCCAAAGCATGGCCGATGTGGTTTTGCAGATCATTGCCAACCCCAGCTTGTTTGTTAATGAAAGTATTGGTATCGCCGATCCAGATACTGAGGGCGAAAAAAGGCCCGTTTATTAA
- a CDS encoding MerR family transcriptional regulator has protein sequence MKYNVQEAADKMGLTTYALRYYDNNGMLPYVKRDENNNRIFDDVDLEWIQIIICLRGTGMPLKKIQYYLQLVTQGEQTVPERYQIMLEQQQQTLREITELNQHLMTINKKVAHYADILINPKPDSYVPSNIKTKAAKTTT, from the coding sequence ATGAAATATAATGTGCAAGAAGCAGCTGATAAAATGGGTTTGACGACTTATGCATTGCGTTACTACGATAACAATGGGATGTTGCCTTATGTGAAACGCGATGAAAATAATAATCGAATCTTTGATGATGTTGATCTCGAATGGATTCAAATCATTATTTGCTTGCGTGGAACGGGGATGCCGTTAAAGAAGATTCAATATTATTTGCAGTTAGTTACTCAGGGAGAACAGACGGTTCCCGAACGCTATCAAATTATGTTAGAACAACAGCAGCAAACGCTAAGAGAAATCACTGAGCTTAACCAACATTTGATGACGATCAATAAAAAGGTGGCCCACTATGCAGATATCCTAATTAACCCTAAACCGGATTCTTACGTGCCTTCTAATATAAAAACTAAGGCCGCTAAGACCACTACTTAA
- a CDS encoding NAD(P)-dependent oxidoreductase has product MKIGFIGTGVMGNAICLNLLKAHHQLWIYNRTKSKTDNLVKHGANWCASPQAVVEKADVIFTMVGFPADVEQVYQGTDGILAGAVKGKYLVDMTTSKPALAQQLFDAGEKVGAKVLDAPVSGGDLGAKNATLTIMVGGDEAAYEDLEPVFKDFGKTVHYFGPAGAGQNTKMANQIMIAGTMTGMTEMLVYAEKAGLDLATVLATVGAGSAANWSLANYGPRILKGDYTPGFFSKHFLKDLRIALEMAQEMGIELPATQEAQRLYEILVDDQGLGDLGTQGLIKLWWK; this is encoded by the coding sequence ATGAAAATTGGTTTTATCGGAACAGGCGTGATGGGTAATGCGATTTGCCTAAATTTGCTGAAGGCTCATCACCAATTGTGGATTTATAACCGGACCAAGAGCAAGACGGATAACTTAGTCAAGCATGGTGCAAATTGGTGCGCTAGCCCGCAGGCAGTAGTTGAAAAAGCTGACGTAATTTTTACGATGGTGGGCTTTCCGGCTGATGTTGAGCAAGTTTACCAGGGTACTGACGGTATTTTGGCGGGCGCGGTCAAGGGAAAGTACCTCGTTGACATGACCACCTCGAAGCCGGCTTTGGCCCAGCAACTATTTGATGCAGGTGAAAAAGTAGGCGCTAAAGTCTTGGATGCACCGGTCTCGGGCGGCGACCTGGGGGCCAAGAATGCTACCCTAACTATTATGGTTGGCGGTGATGAAGCGGCATATGAAGATCTGGAACCGGTGTTTAAGGACTTTGGCAAGACGGTGCACTACTTTGGTCCTGCCGGCGCGGGTCAAAACACCAAGATGGCCAATCAGATTATGATTGCGGGCACAATGACGGGGATGACCGAGATGCTGGTTTATGCCGAGAAGGCCGGGCTGGATTTGGCGACCGTTTTAGCAACGGTTGGTGCCGGTAGTGCGGCTAACTGGAGTCTGGCTAATTACGGTCCGCGCATTCTTAAAGGGGACTACACGCCCGGCTTCTTTAGCAAGCATTTCTTGAAAGACTTACGCATTGCGTTAGAAATGGCTCAAGAGATGGGGATAGAGTTACCGGCTACGCAAGAAGCCCAGCGTTTATATGAAATTCTGGTAGATGACCAGGGTCTGGGCGACTTAGGTACGCAGGGGCTGATCAAACTCTGGTGGAAATAA
- a CDS encoding YjjG family noncanonical pyrimidine nucleotidase → MRFKQIIFDVDDTLIDFAATEHFALHSLFNAHHWQLTDDLQRRYHAYNQGLWRQLERDQISYDQLSRTVFRHFFKENLGVEVDGTAIMNEYRSYFSQAYKLLPGVEDTLHFGQRHNYQLTVLSNGESYMQRQRLELAGIWKYFSLIVTSEEAGCSKPDPQIFDYFFSKAEIGPEETVFFGDGLQSDILGAENYGFASVWYNHRHRKNTLNLHPLAEVDNYPQFVTLLKNDFRTKPV, encoded by the coding sequence TTGCGTTTTAAACAAATAATTTTTGATGTCGATGACACGCTGATTGATTTTGCTGCTACAGAGCATTTTGCTTTGCACAGTCTTTTTAACGCACATCACTGGCAACTAACAGATGACTTGCAGCGCCGCTATCATGCCTATAACCAGGGATTATGGCGTCAGCTTGAACGGGATCAGATCAGTTATGACCAGTTAAGTCGGACGGTATTTAGGCATTTTTTTAAAGAAAATCTGGGGGTAGAAGTCGACGGCACGGCAATTATGAATGAATACCGGTCCTACTTCAGTCAAGCATACAAGCTGCTCCCGGGCGTTGAAGACACTTTGCATTTTGGGCAGCGGCATAACTACCAGCTGACCGTTCTCAGCAATGGTGAAAGCTATATGCAGCGGCAGCGTTTAGAACTAGCGGGCATCTGGAAGTACTTTTCTTTGATTGTCACTTCTGAAGAAGCGGGCTGCTCTAAACCAGATCCGCAGATTTTTGACTATTTTTTTAGTAAGGCCGAAATTGGCCCCGAAGAAACAGTCTTCTTTGGGGATGGTCTGCAGTCTGATATTTTGGGAGCAGAGAACTACGGTTTTGCCAGTGTTTGGTATAACCATCGTCACCGTAAAAACACGTTGAACTTACATCCACTAGCTGAAGTGGATAATTATCCGCAATTTGTTACCCTCCTCAAAAACGATTTTCGCACTAAACCGGTATAA
- a CDS encoding pyrroline-5-carboxylate reductase family protein → MKVGFIGTGKIGTALVKGLLHAGIAGQEIFVYAGGHESARQLAAQNDLQVVNDYAEFATCQAVVVAVGGPIIETIIKELGQRYHGIILSTGGGDLTKVNQDLPAGSSFVKIVPNTPVQIGEGITAVSFVPNEQAEVVEPVKAILALLGEVYIVPEKLLGIYGTVAGCAPAYVDLMIEALSDAAVQNGVNRAESYPLIEKMLLGTAKLALAEHKLPEELKDEVTTPGGSTIRGVVKLEEMNFRNALIQAINASAK, encoded by the coding sequence ATGAAAGTTGGATTCATTGGAACCGGTAAAATTGGCACGGCGCTTGTTAAGGGATTGTTGCATGCGGGGATAGCAGGACAGGAGATCTTTGTTTATGCTGGCGGTCATGAATCAGCTCGCCAGCTCGCTGCTCAAAATGATCTGCAGGTAGTCAATGATTATGCGGAATTTGCCACCTGCCAGGCGGTAGTTGTGGCGGTGGGCGGCCCGATTATTGAGACCATCATTAAGGAGCTGGGGCAAAGGTACCACGGCATTATCCTGTCAACGGGTGGCGGAGATCTGACTAAGGTCAACCAGGACTTACCAGCTGGTTCTTCTTTTGTTAAAATTGTTCCTAACACACCCGTACAGATTGGTGAGGGCATCACGGCCGTTAGCTTTGTTCCTAATGAACAGGCGGAAGTGGTCGAGCCGGTTAAAGCAATTTTGGCCTTGCTGGGTGAGGTCTATATTGTGCCAGAAAAGCTCTTGGGTATTTATGGGACTGTTGCGGGTTGTGCACCGGCTTATGTGGACTTAATGATTGAGGCCTTGAGTGATGCAGCTGTCCAAAATGGCGTCAACCGCGCTGAGTCTTACCCATTAATTGAAAAGATGCTGCTGGGTACGGCCAAGCTGGCCCTGGCTGAACACAAGTTGCCAGAAGAATTAAAAGACGAGGTTACTACGCCCGGTGGCAGCACCATTAGGGGCGTGGTGAAGCTGGAAGAAATGAACTTTCGCAACGCATTGATTCAAGCAATTAATGCATCAGCTAAGTAA
- a CDS encoding D-2-hydroxyacid dehydrogenase — translation MTKIFAYAIRKDEEPYVHEWKEAHPDVEVDFTDKLLTPETASLAEGSDGVVTYQQLDYKADTIEALDQLGIHNWSIRNVGIDNIDLKKAKELGFKLTNVPVYSPDAIAEHAAIQAARVLRQDKEMDMKLAKHDLRWAPTIGREVRDQTVGVIGTGHIGQVFMRIMEGFGAKVIAYDVFRNPVLEQKGYYVDTLDDLYAQADVISVHVPDTPENVHMINDESISKMKDDVVIVNVSRGPLVDTDAVVRGLDSGKIFGFVMDTYEGEVGIFNNDFSGKEFPDQRLADLIARPNVLVTPHTAFYTTHAVRNMVIKAFDNNLNLIKNEKPETPVDLDKEF, via the coding sequence ATGACTAAAATTTTTGCTTACGCCATCCGTAAAGATGAAGAACCATATGTACACGAATGGAAAGAAGCTCACCCAGACGTTGAAGTTGATTTTACCGATAAACTTTTGACACCTGAAACTGCATCTTTAGCTGAAGGATCTGATGGTGTTGTTACCTACCAGCAACTGGACTACAAGGCAGACACAATCGAGGCTTTAGACCAGTTAGGTATCCACAACTGGTCTATCCGTAACGTCGGTATTGACAACATTGACCTGAAGAAGGCCAAGGAACTCGGCTTTAAGTTGACTAATGTTCCGGTTTATTCACCAGATGCAATCGCTGAACATGCTGCCATTCAAGCTGCCAGAGTACTGCGTCAAGACAAAGAGATGGATATGAAGCTTGCTAAGCATGACTTGCGTTGGGCTCCAACCATCGGCCGGGAAGTACGCGACCAAACTGTTGGGGTTATCGGTACTGGCCACATTGGTCAAGTTTTCATGCGGATTATGGAAGGCTTTGGCGCCAAAGTGATCGCTTATGATGTCTTCAGAAACCCAGTATTGGAACAAAAAGGCTACTATGTAGATACTCTAGATGACCTTTATGCGCAAGCTGATGTTATCTCTGTCCACGTTCCTGATACTCCAGAAAATGTTCACATGATTAACGATGAATCCATCAGCAAGATGAAGGATGATGTCGTGATTGTTAACGTTTCTCGGGGACCATTAGTTGATACTGATGCCGTAGTTCGTGGCCTTGATTCCGGTAAAATCTTTGGTTTTGTCATGGACACTTATGAAGGCGAAGTTGGTATCTTCAATAATGACTTCAGTGGCAAAGAATTTCCTGACCAACGCCTAGCAGACTTGATTGCCCGGCCAAATGTCTTGGTAACACCACATACTGCCTTCTACACAACTCACGCTGTTCGTAACATGGTTATTAAGGCTTTTGACAACAACTTGAATTTAATCAAGAATGAAAAGCCTGAAACTCCAGTTGACTTGGACAAAGAGTTTTAA
- a CDS encoding exodeoxyribonuclease III: protein MILISWNIDSLNAALTGTSSRAVETRKVLQKIHDQAAEIIAIQETKLRATGPTKKHQEVLATEFPEYELVWRSAEEPARKGYAGTMYLYKKDLKPKVTYPKIGAPAPMDDEGRIITLEFPKFFVTQVYTPNSGNGLKRLSERQVWDEQYLNYLKELDQQKPVLASGDYNCAHTEIDLKHPDNNHHSAGFTDEERANFSQLLEAGFTDTFRRVNGKVEGVYSWWAQRVKTAKANNSGWRIDYWLTSDRIATKVKRSEMMDTGVRADHCPILLEIDL from the coding sequence ATGATCTTAATTTCGTGGAATATCGATTCGCTAAATGCCGCCCTAACTGGTACTTCTTCAAGAGCGGTTGAAACGCGCAAAGTACTGCAGAAAATACATGACCAAGCAGCAGAGATAATTGCCATTCAAGAAACCAAGTTACGTGCAACGGGACCGACTAAGAAACACCAGGAAGTTTTGGCAACAGAGTTTCCAGAGTATGAGTTGGTCTGGCGGTCAGCGGAAGAACCCGCCCGTAAAGGTTATGCTGGCACAATGTACTTGTACAAAAAAGACCTTAAGCCTAAGGTCACTTACCCTAAAATCGGTGCACCAGCACCAATGGATGATGAGGGCAGGATTATTACTTTGGAATTTCCGAAGTTTTTTGTAACCCAAGTTTACACGCCTAATTCGGGAAATGGCTTAAAGCGGTTGAGTGAGCGGCAGGTATGGGACGAGCAGTATCTTAACTATCTGAAAGAATTAGATCAGCAAAAGCCGGTTCTGGCCAGTGGCGATTACAATTGTGCCCATACAGAGATTGACCTGAAGCACCCGGACAACAACCACCATTCCGCTGGTTTCACGGATGAGGAGCGGGCAAACTTCAGTCAGCTCCTCGAGGCCGGTTTTACCGATACCTTTAGAAGGGTAAATGGCAAGGTCGAAGGTGTTTATTCTTGGTGGGCTCAGCGGGTAAAAACCGCCAAGGCCAACAACTCGGGTTGGAGAATCGATTATTGGCTTACTAGTGACCGGATTGCGACTAAGGTGAAGCGGTCTGAGATGATGGACACCGGTGTCCGTGCCGATCACTGCCCAATTTTACTAGAAATTGACCTGTAA
- a CDS encoding DUF3427 domain-containing protein, translated as MNEPLQDAILSGLYDSTYPGHELLSPKLLQNMKDDNIWLTLRQELLSCQSFTWAIAFVTQDMLVPFKVVMADLARQKVAGTLITGNYLAFNDPKVFHELLKIPNLNVRIAQKDGFHAKGYLFEHEDWQTIVIGSANFTRSALLRNYEWALKVSSRENGALTQQVASQLQELSKDSQPLTLDWLKEYESGWVRPQVQARPRQAPAPEITPNQMQKAALKELQGLREAGQERGLIVSATGTGKTYLGAFAVKDFKPRKFLYLVHREQVAKKALASFYRVIGGDRRDYGLLTGHKHELQCKYLFATVQTLSQDDLLASLAATEFDYILIDEAHRAVAPSYQNIFAKFKPAFWLGMTATPERMDDQDVYRLFDYHLAYEIRLRGALEEKMLAPFHYVGVEDYEVDGQSIDETTNLRNLLNPERVDYVLQQLDYYGYCGDCAKGLVFCSRQAEARELARLFSARQHPAVALTNEDSENRRAQVVDQLEQGKIEYIITVDLFNEGVDIPALNQIIMLRNTQSSIVFIQQLGRGLRKYPGKDYVTIIDFIGNYKNNYLIPITLNQDPSRSIDRARAESKLPGFIDVSTINFSQVASEKILASLDRIKLDSIKELRQSYFDLKKKLGRIPLLLDFDRYGSTSPTVFANNQSLENYGQFLVKMDEQVQLSRAENAVLSFVTKELLNGKRPHELVLLHLLLTQDKVSQNEFEQALHNCGAYVDAAVLNSVDAILSLSFFDIKQGKTTKKAQYGNQALVERPDLFTYKLNPQLARSLREHDAFKRLFNDAVETGLALNREYDNQQQFTLYQQYDRKDVCRLLNWPKDVSAPMYGYRVGKGETPIFIIYRNETKQQRSALYHNTLEDGRSLRWYTRTPRHLQSDEVQRLLTTPQMKLHILVKQSDAVGKQFFYLGQADILQETVREEELGPKKKAAVGMDLLLRHPLPAKMYELLFVE; from the coding sequence ATGAATGAACCGTTACAAGATGCCATACTGAGTGGCTTATATGATTCTACCTATCCAGGTCACGAACTACTCAGCCCCAAACTACTACAAAATATGAAAGATGATAATATTTGGTTGACTTTGCGGCAAGAACTGTTGTCTTGTCAGAGTTTTACGTGGGCGATTGCCTTTGTGACCCAGGATATGCTGGTGCCTTTTAAGGTGGTCATGGCTGATTTGGCTCGCCAAAAAGTTGCCGGCACCCTGATCACCGGCAATTACTTGGCCTTTAATGATCCAAAAGTTTTTCATGAATTGCTGAAAATTCCTAATTTAAATGTCCGGATTGCCCAAAAGGATGGCTTTCATGCCAAAGGCTATCTCTTTGAGCATGAAGACTGGCAAACTATTGTGATTGGTAGTGCCAACTTTACCCGCTCAGCCCTGCTACGTAATTATGAATGGGCGCTAAAAGTTAGCTCAAGAGAAAATGGTGCATTAACGCAGCAAGTTGCCAGCCAGCTGCAAGAACTATCAAAGGACAGTCAGCCCCTAACGCTTGATTGGCTTAAAGAATACGAAAGTGGTTGGGTAAGACCGCAAGTACAAGCGCGTCCTAGACAGGCACCTGCTCCTGAAATCACGCCCAATCAGATGCAGAAAGCGGCTTTAAAAGAATTACAGGGTTTACGTGAAGCGGGCCAAGAGCGCGGCTTAATTGTATCGGCAACCGGTACGGGCAAGACTTACTTGGGTGCCTTCGCTGTTAAGGACTTCAAACCGCGTAAGTTCTTATATCTTGTTCACCGCGAGCAGGTTGCTAAAAAAGCCCTAGCTAGTTTTTATCGGGTAATTGGCGGCGACCGGCGTGACTATGGCCTGCTTACGGGGCATAAACATGAACTTCAGTGTAAGTATCTCTTTGCGACCGTGCAAACTTTAAGCCAGGATGATCTGCTGGCCAGTTTGGCGGCGACTGAATTCGACTATATCTTAATTGATGAGGCCCATCGAGCTGTTGCTCCGAGTTACCAAAATATTTTTGCTAAGTTCAAGCCGGCTTTTTGGCTTGGCATGACGGCAACACCTGAGCGAATGGACGATCAAGATGTTTACCGGCTTTTTGACTATCATCTAGCCTATGAAATTCGTCTGCGGGGTGCCCTAGAGGAAAAGATGCTGGCCCCATTTCATTATGTTGGGGTGGAAGACTATGAAGTAGACGGACAAAGCATCGACGAAACGACCAACTTACGCAACTTACTGAACCCTGAACGCGTGGATTATGTACTTCAGCAACTGGACTACTATGGTTATTGCGGTGATTGCGCCAAGGGGCTAGTTTTTTGTAGTCGGCAAGCAGAGGCGCGGGAATTAGCACGGCTTTTTTCGGCGCGCCAGCATCCTGCTGTTGCCCTTACTAATGAAGACAGTGAAAACCGGCGCGCTCAAGTTGTTGACCAGTTGGAACAAGGAAAGATCGAATATATTATTACGGTTGACCTCTTCAATGAAGGTGTCGATATTCCTGCCCTTAACCAGATCATCATGCTTCGTAATACTCAATCCAGCATTGTTTTTATCCAGCAGCTGGGCCGGGGCTTGCGCAAGTATCCTGGCAAGGACTATGTGACGATAATTGACTTTATTGGTAATTATAAAAATAATTACCTGATTCCAATTACCCTAAACCAGGATCCCAGTCGTAGTATTGATCGGGCTCGGGCAGAAAGTAAACTGCCGGGTTTTATTGATGTGTCGACCATTAACTTTAGCCAGGTTGCATCAGAAAAGATACTGGCTTCACTTGACCGCATTAAGCTCGATAGTATCAAGGAATTGCGCCAGTCCTACTTTGATCTAAAGAAAAAGCTGGGGAGGATCCCCTTACTACTAGACTTTGACCGGTATGGTTCGACTTCGCCAACAGTTTTTGCTAATAATCAGAGCCTGGAAAATTATGGCCAGTTTTTAGTGAAAATGGACGAGCAGGTCCAGCTTAGCCGAGCTGAAAATGCGGTTCTGTCTTTTGTGACCAAGGAACTTTTGAATGGCAAAAGGCCACATGAGCTGGTGCTTTTGCACTTGTTATTAACTCAAGACAAGGTTAGTCAGAACGAATTTGAGCAAGCTCTACATAATTGCGGCGCTTACGTTGACGCAGCTGTTTTAAACTCGGTTGATGCCATCCTATCGCTTAGTTTTTTTGATATTAAACAGGGGAAAACGACGAAAAAAGCCCAGTACGGCAACCAGGCTCTGGTTGAGCGACCAGATTTGTTTACCTACAAGTTAAATCCTCAGCTTGCCCGTTCTTTGCGGGAGCATGATGCCTTTAAACGGCTGTTTAACGACGCCGTTGAAACGGGCTTAGCCCTAAATCGGGAGTATGACAACCAGCAACAATTTACGCTTTATCAACAATATGATCGCAAGGACGTGTGCCGCTTACTAAATTGGCCCAAGGATGTTTCAGCACCGATGTATGGTTATCGGGTAGGTAAAGGGGAAACTCCAATTTTTATCATTTACCGTAATGAGACGAAGCAGCAACGCAGTGCCTTATACCACAATACCCTTGAAGATGGGCGGAGCTTGCGTTGGTATACTCGAACACCGCGTCATTTGCAATCAGATGAGGTGCAACGGCTGTTGACAACGCCGCAGATGAAGCTCCACATATTGGTCAAGCAGAGTGATGCGGTCGGCAAGCAGTTCTTCTACTTGGGCCAGGCCGATATTTTGCAAGAGACTGTGAGAGAAGAGGAATTAGGTCCCAAGAAAAAGGCTGCCGTGGGGATGGATTTGCTACTCAGGCACCCCTTACCTGCTAAAATGTATGAATTACTATTTGTAGAATAA
- a CDS encoding serine hydrolase domain-containing protein, giving the protein MYRFVRKVFKQNHVRGVVTVVKNGVPQTISYGYAWYGKRIGNGNPMIVYPTASLQKVITGAMIVQLINETSNTKQAFDQDTKISRWYPTLKNAKQITVGNLLTHTSGITAIGTEINRNYVYSEPDAINWVTNNINSSKSNAVGSYFYNNSNYILLAGIIRQITGKSYESNFQTRIVDKLKLQNTYLYQNIPSGKTDPISYFSNGRKNYQKSSHLKQFVVSQVPGAANLFTTPDEYYKIQVGLTNGTILSQTDFHYLTHLKSKVNNYSGGMYLKNNDSLKLAYGSLRTTHFGSWVQLTTDNQNGIVMFLNQTNDRENDEKDIGYKILQHIKPNTFSAR; this is encoded by the coding sequence ATGTATCGTTTCGTCAGAAAGGTATTTAAACAAAATCATGTTCGCGGCGTCGTTACCGTGGTCAAAAACGGTGTCCCCCAAACCATTAGTTATGGTTATGCCTGGTATGGCAAGCGGATTGGCAACGGTAATCCGATGATCGTTTACCCAACTGCTTCTTTACAAAAAGTAATTACCGGGGCCATGATCGTTCAGCTAATCAATGAAACAAGCAATACTAAGCAGGCTTTTGATCAAGATACCAAGATTTCGCGGTGGTACCCCACTTTAAAAAACGCCAAGCAAATCACAGTCGGCAACTTATTGACCCATACCTCGGGAATCACGGCAATCGGTACTGAAATCAACCGCAACTATGTCTATTCTGAACCAGACGCGATTAATTGGGTCACCAACAATATTAACTCATCTAAGTCGAATGCCGTCGGAAGTTACTTTTACAACAACAGTAATTATATTCTGCTGGCCGGGATCATCAGGCAGATTACTGGTAAATCTTATGAAAGCAACTTCCAGACCCGCATCGTTGACAAGCTGAAGTTACAGAACACTTACCTTTATCAAAACATCCCCAGTGGCAAAACCGACCCAATTTCTTACTTCTCAAATGGTCGCAAGAATTACCAAAAATCAAGTCACCTTAAACAATTTGTTGTTTCACAGGTTCCTGGTGCAGCCAACCTATTTACTACACCGGACGAGTATTACAAAATCCAGGTTGGCTTAACTAACGGAACTATTCTTAGTCAGACTGATTTTCATTACCTAACCCACTTAAAGAGTAAAGTAAATAACTATTCCGGGGGAATGTATTTGAAAAATAATGACTCGCTAAAACTGGCATACGGCAGTCTTCGAACAACCCACTTTGGCTCCTGGGTACAGCTGACCACCGATAATCAGAACGGAATTGTCATGTTTTTGAATCAAACTAATGACCGCGAAAACGATGAAAAAGATATCGGCTACAAAATTTTACAACACATTAAACCCAACACTTTCAGTGCACGTTAA
- a CDS encoding triphosphoribosyl-dephospho-CoA synthase — protein sequence MTNSITQNALKALLYELVTLPKPGLVDPLNQGPHPDMDVYTFVNSSLSLEEYFANAETLGRTFTKTDLTQLFFQLRQKGITAEQKMVTATNGINTHKGAIFALGIFVCAESYCTTNHTELFTTIQKMCNGLVKHDLVQNNQLKTAGEQEFYKYGAGGARAQAEQGYPVVRDTALPFLKNSTGSFQTRLLDTLMKIATITEDSNFIKRAGSYDSIRCLHKKAAAYLTAGGYATTEGRQKLLQLNAECLANNYSLGGCADLLIVTIFVALERGYI from the coding sequence ATGACTAATTCAATTACCCAAAATGCGCTGAAAGCACTTCTATACGAACTTGTTACTCTACCCAAGCCTGGCCTAGTTGATCCACTCAACCAGGGGCCACACCCAGACATGGATGTTTATACTTTCGTCAATAGTAGCCTGAGCCTAGAAGAATACTTTGCCAACGCAGAAACGCTTGGACGAACCTTCACTAAGACGGACCTTACCCAATTGTTTTTCCAATTGCGGCAAAAAGGCATTACAGCTGAACAAAAAATGGTAACTGCAACTAATGGAATCAATACTCATAAAGGTGCGATTTTCGCTCTGGGCATTTTTGTCTGTGCTGAAAGTTACTGCACAACAAACCATACCGAGTTATTTACTACTATTCAGAAGATGTGCAACGGCTTAGTGAAACACGACTTAGTGCAAAATAACCAACTTAAAACCGCTGGCGAACAGGAATTTTACAAGTACGGAGCCGGTGGTGCTCGCGCTCAAGCTGAACAGGGCTATCCAGTCGTCCGTGATACAGCTCTACCATTCCTAAAAAACAGCACGGGAAGCTTTCAGACCAGGCTCCTAGATACACTGATGAAGATTGCCACTATAACAGAGGACAGCAACTTTATTAAACGCGCTGGTAGTTATGACTCAATTCGATGCTTGCACAAAAAAGCGGCAGCATATCTAACCGCAGGCGGCTATGCCACTACTGAAGGAAGGCAAAAACTCTTACAACTTAACGCTGAATGTTTGGCTAATAATTACAGCCTAGGCGGCTGTGCCGATCTTTTAATTGTCACAATTTTTGTTGCCCTTGAGCGTGGTTATATCTGA